Below is a genomic region from Pectobacterium polaris.
CAGACGTGCAGACCGCGCTGCTCCAGCCCGTCATCCACTACGGATGACAGCGTTTGCTGCACTTTATCCTTGAGCTGATCTTTCAGCGCATTCAGGTCTTTGCCTTCCCGCTGCGTCCGATTCTTCTCATCGATAACGCGGAACGTGATTTTCAGATGATCGGGCACCTGATCCCACTGCCACGCCTCGCGTGGCACCGTGACGCCCGTCATCAGCCGCAGTTCACGCTCCAGCGCATCCAAGAGTCCTTTCTCTAATGGCGTGGTGCGAGCCAGAAACGCTTCGGCATAGTTCGGCGCGGGTACGAAGTTACGACGTAACGGTTTAGGCAATGACTTAATCAGCGCGATCGTCAGTTCGCGGCGCACGCCGGGAATCTGCCACTCAAAACCTTCTTCACGCACCTGATTGAGAATAGGCAAAGGAATATGTACCGTGACACCATCCGCATCCGCGCCCGGTTCAAACTGATAGGACAAGCGTAATTTCAAGCTGCCCTGATGCCAGAAGTTCGGATAATCCAGCGCGCTCACCTTCTCTGCGCCGTCTTTGATCAACATGCTCTTTTCAAAATTAAGCAGGTCGGCATTATCCCGGCTGGCGGCTTTCCACCATGTGTCAAAATGGCGTGACGACACCACATCGTGCGGCAACCGCTGGTCATAGAAAGCAAACAGCGTTTCGTCATCCACCAGAATGTCGCGGCGGCGCGATTTATGTTCGAGATCTTCCACTTCCGCCAGCAGCTTGAGGTTGGCGCGGAAAAAGGCGTGATGCGTTTGCCAGTCACCTTCCACCAGCGCGTGGCGAATGAACATTTCACGCGCCAGCGTCGGATCGATTTGGCTGTAGTTCACCTTGCGCGCCGCGACAATCGGCAGCCCGAAGAGTGTCACCTTCTCCTGCGCCATCACGGTGCCCTGCGCTTTCTCCCAATGAGGATCGCTGTAGCTCCGTTTAATCAGATGCTGGGCCAGCGGCTCGATCCACTCGGGTTCAATACGTGCAGCAATGCGTCCCCACAGACGGCTGGTTTCCACCAGTTCAGCGACCATCGTCCACTTAGGCGGTTTTTTGAATAACCCCGAGCCAGGGAAAATCGCAAACCGCGCGTTACGCGCACCGCTGAACTCCTGTTTCTCAATATCTTTCTGCCCGACATGCGACAACAAGCCGGTAAGCAGCGCGCAGTGAATACTCAGGTAATCGGCGGGCTCGCTGTTGACCGGCAGCCCCAGTTCTTTCACGACCTGACGCAGCTGCGTATAAATATCCTGCCATTCGCGCACGCGCAGGTAGTTAAGGAAATCTGTGCGGCACTGGCGGCGGAATTGGCCGGAAGACAGCGTTTTTTGCTGGTCACGCAGATAGTCCCACAGATTGACGAAAGCCAGAAAATCGGAGTCTTTATCGGCAAAACGGCGGTGTTTCTCATCCGATGCCTGCTTCTTATCCATCGGCCTTTCGCGCGGATCTTGAATCGACAGCGCCGCAGTGATGATCATCACTTCACGCACACAGCCGGTTTTACGCGCTTCCAGCACCATTCGCGCCAAACGTGGATCGATAGGCAATTGCGCCAGCTGTTGCCCCTGCGGCGTCAGGCGGTAATGCCCGTTCTCTGCCAGATTAATCGCGCCTAATTCTTCCAGCAACCGCACGCCATCCTGAATATTGCGTTTATCCGGCGCTTCAACAAACGGGAACGCGGCGATATCGCCTAACCCCAGCGACGTCATTTGCAGAATAACGGAAGCCAGATTGGTGCGAAGAATTTCGGGATCGGTAAATTCAGGCCGCGACAGGAAATCCTGCTCGGAATAGAGACGAATACACACCCCAGCAGCGACACGGCCACAGCGCCCTTTACGCTGATTCGCCGACGCCTGCGAGACAGGTTCAATCGGCAGGCGCTGTACCTTGGTGCGAAAGCTATAGCGGCTGATACGCGCGGTACCTGGGTCGATCACATAGCGAATCCCCGGCACGGTGAGCGAGGTTTCCGCCACGTTGGTCGCCAGCACGATACGGCGGCCGTGATGTGACTGAAAGACGCGGTTCTGCTCCTGATTCGACAGGCGCGCGTACAGCGGTAGGATCTCGGTATGCGGCAAGTCCAGACGGGTCAGCGCCTCTGCCGTATCGCGAATTTCTCGTTCACCGCTCATGAAGACCAGAATATCCCCCGGCCCTTCGCGCGTCAGTTCATCGACCGCATCAAAAATCGCCTGTAGCTGATCGCGTTCGCTGTCATCGGCGTCTTCCACCACGGGACGATAGCGCACGTCCACCGGATAGGTCCGGCCGGACACTTCGATGATTGGCGCATTATTAAAATGGCGAGAGAAGCGCTGCGGATCGATGGTCGCCGATGTGATAATTACTTTTAAATCAGGACGTTTTGGCAACAGTTGGCACAAATAGCCCATGATAAAATCGATATTCAGGCTGCGTTCGTGCGCTTCATCGATGATCAGCGTGTCGTACTGCATCAACAGGCGATCCTGCTGAATTTCCGCCAGCAGAATACCGTCGGTCATCAGTTTGACCAGCGTATTGTCACTCACCTGATCGTTAAATCGGACTTTATAACCGACACTGTCACCCAGCGGCGTTTCCAACTCGGCAGCAATGCGGTCAGCAACGGTTCTGGCAGCCAGACGACGCGGCTGCGTGTGACCGATCAGACCGTGCACCCCGCGCCCCAGTTCGAGACAGATTTTCGGCAACTGCGTGGTTTTACCCGATCCCGTCTCACCCGCGACGATAATCACCTGATGATGACGCAGCGCATCCAGTATCTCGTCTTTTTTCTGGCTAACGGGCAGCTGTTCAGGATAGTGAATCGCCGGACAGCTTGCCCGTCGGTTCTCGACTTTCTGGCGCGCAGCAGCAATTTCCCCCTCAATTTCCTGAGCGATCGCCGCCTGAGCCTGCGGGCTGCTGACCTTCGCCGCACCTTGTAAACGGCGGCGCAGACGTTGCCGATCGCTAAGCATTAGCTCACTTAACTGCGTAGATAATGCACTGAGAGGTGATTTCACGTTGCTCTTCCTTAATCGTTTTCTCTAATTCTTGTCTCTGCCGGGGCGATGCTCGCCGCCGAATCTGGCTCGATGGAGCCTAATCTACTTTCAAGGCACGAAATTTTTAAGCCGTGGATAGTAGCACATTGTCATAAACGGCTCTAATAGCACCATTTTGTCTTATTCAAGAAAATCGAATAAAGACCTCGAATATTTGCACTTTTCTCTTTGCAGATCACCGCATAAGATGTGACACATCAAGGGGCGTTATGTTGTCGCCCACTTCTAATCACTAAAGGAATTGGCAATGAGCAAAGTATTGGTTCTGAAATCAAGCATTCTGGCAGGTTATTCTCAGTCAAACCAACTGGCCGACCACTTCACCGCCGAGTGGCAGTCTGCACATCCAAGCGACAGTATCACCGTCCGCGACCTGGCTGCTCAACCGATTCCGGTTCTTGATGGCGAATTAGTCGGCGCACTGCGTCCTTCCGATGCTGCCCTGACCCCACGTCAACAAGAAGCCCTGACACTGTCCGACGAACTGATCGCCGAACTGCAAGCACATGACATTATCGTGATCGCTGCACCAATGTATAACTTCAACATTCCTACCCAGTTGAAGAACTACTTCGACCTGGTTGCCCGTGCTGGTGTGACGTTCCGCTACACCGAGCAAGGCCCGGAAGGTCTGGTGAAAGGTAAACGCGCTATCGTATTAACCAGCCGTGGCGGCATCCATAAAGGCACGCCAACCGATCTGCTGGAACCGTACCTGCGCGTATTCCTGGGCTTCCTCGGCCTGACCGACCTTGAGTTTGTGTTCGCTGAAGGCTACGGCTACGGCCCGGATGTGGCACAGAAAGCCACCGACGCGGCAAAAACTCAACTGTCTCAGTTGGTCACCGCATAAAGAATCCTTGTTCATACGAATAAGTGTTACCAACCTTGCCATTGATTGACTTGGTTTAATTATTGCGCGCCTTCCGGCGCGCTTTTCTTTATCTCATCGCCAGCCGCATTGTCCGACCTTTGCAGCAATTGCGTCGCCTCTTTATCCGCTTTGATGTGAATCTCATGTTCGATCTTCACGTTCATATTGATGGTGATCGGCTCTTTGGGCGCAGCCACTTCGATACGCGGCACGCATCCCGTCAGAAAAGCGACCGTGCAACCTACCGCCAGCAATGTCTCGCACTTGTTCATTGTTCTACCTTGAATTTATTCATTGGCCTGCTGCTCCAGCGTATCCCGCAAGTTATCGCCAAAACGCAAGCTGCGCCATAGCTGGAAGATATTCTCCTGATGGCGATAGTTGAGAATCACCTGGCGTTTCGCGCTGAGCTGCGGGTTTTTCCCCTGCACCTGCGACGTTAATGTCAGCTCGCCCTGATTGGTCAGGTCAAGCGTGGCATAGGAACGTCCAATTTCCAGATAGCGCAGCCAGCCAATCGCCGCCCCGCCTGCCAGATTTTTACTCGCTAACTCATCGGCCAGTTGGTTATCCAGCCGCAGCGTCAGGAAGCCATCATTGGTAATCCGTCCGCCTTCAATCAGCGTGGTCGGGTGATTAAAATTCAGCGGAAGCGTGCCGCTCACGCGCCCGGACAGAGCAAACTGCTTTTGCTTCAGCACCGTCATGAGTTCGCTAAGATCCACACTCTTAACGGTGAATAGCGCAGGTTCCCGCTGTGGCCAGCGTAGCGTAGACAGACCAATATGCCCATCCAATACATCCATATCGGCCTGAGACATAACCAGCGGCTGTCGCTCACTGTACGGGTAAAATCCCTGGAGATCGACGCGGATATTGCTCATCCGAAACAGGTTGTCCAGCACGTCAATTCGCAGCGCAACAGGCTGCTTGACGCCCAGTTGCCAGCGCTGATCTTTCAGACGATAAGGCAAGACAAAGTGGACGCCGCTAACTTCACCATCCTGTAGCCACAGTCCGCCATTTTTCACGACCCAATGTCCGCCCGCACTGAACCCTTCTTTACGTGCGGCAGAGAATGCCGCCTGCGCGTAAAACTGCCCGGCACGAATGTTCATTTTCAACAGCGGAGAAAGCAGAGGCTGAAACACCTTAAGCGGCTGTGTCGGCCACCACGCCCCCCGCGCAGTCGCTCTCCATCCCAGCGGCCACGCAGCCTAACCGGCCCGATATCTTCAGCCTGTAACTGCCCCTGTAGCTGGAAGTCATCCGGGCTACGCCCCTGCATCGTCAGCGTTAGCAACGAAGGCGGCAAGTAGCCCCCGTTGCTGAAGTGCGCCCGTTCGGAAGCCAGTTGCAGCGCACCTTGAAAATGTTCACCGGAACGAGCACGCTGCCACCGGATCGGCTCAGTGATCGTCAGGCGGGGCTGGTGTACCGTCACAATGCCATAACCCAACTGATCCAAGCCGCTCGACAGCTGGGTGACTTCTATCAGGGTATCCTGCCACTGGCCTCGACCAGCCACGTCCCACTGACCTTTCAGCGGCGGTAGCTGGCCATTGCCCCAATAACGCCATTGCCACTGCCCCTGATCCGGCCAGAAATCCTGTGCCTGACCGTCAAGGTGCAGGCTGAAACGCCCCCAGTATGCTTCCCGCGCTTTCACAATCGCCTGTAGTCGTCCATTCACGCCCGTCGCACTGACTCGGACGCCCGCCAGCGGCCAGCGTGCTTCTTCAAGATAAATTTGCGGCGCAGGCGTTCCCCAGGCACGCAGCAGCGCCCCGGGTAAAAGAGAAAGTTCGGGATTGAGAATAGAGCCCTGCAACACCCCCGGCAGCGTCGCCGTCAGGGAGAGTGCGGGTAAGTTTGCCTGCCCGGTAAGCTGAAAGCGCAATTCGCTGTTGAGCAGGCCAATATTGCCCGGCCCCAGCACCAACACGGCGTTCGCCTTGCCATTATGCCCTTGGGTCAGCATGTTCAACCGCGCATTAATCGTGGTGGCATCCAGCCCTTGTCGCCAGTGCTGTAATGTCATGGCTATCTGTCCGGAGAGGGGCTGATCGGCATAAGGCCAGCGCCAGACACCGTTAGTCACCTGAATCACCTCATCCGTCAGTTGCCACGGCAGCGATATCAGCGGTGTCTCATCATTCGCCGCATTCAGTACCAGTTCACCCGCTTGATGATGCCAATCCAGCAGGAGCGAAAGCGGATCGGGCGTTTGCCCTGAATCCAGTTTTCCGGTGAGCCGCCCCTGCACCGGTGCGGCATCCAGCGTATCGGCCAGCTCCATCTCACCACTGACTAGCAGGCGCGCGAACCCCGCTGGCGTTGCGATCATGCTCTCATGCAGGGTCAGACGCTGATCGTTCAGTTCTGCCTTAAACGCCAGTTGATCGCCCTGATAATCCAGCGTTTGTTGCCGCTTGCCGTCGCTGCTGAGTCGCACCTGTCCGGCGTAATCCTGCCAAGGCTGTAGCGTAAACGTCTTCACCTGAATATCGGCCGCAGGCAATCGCTGCTGCCATTGCGCCAACTGCGCCGCTGGCTCAGTGCTGCTGCTTGCTGGCACATACCGTAGGCAGTCGCTGTTTACCGTCACGGCATCAATATCGACATGCCATCGCCAGCTATCCCAACGCAGCGCCATATTCCGTACGTCAACGAGTGTGCACTCCCCGGCCATAAGACTGAACCCCGCGCTATGCAGCCCACCGCCCTGCCACCCAGGCGTCCCATTCACGGTCAAAGACATCTCCGTCGGGAGCCAGAGGTTAGCAAGGCGCGGTAGCCACTGCGGCAGTGCTCGCCAGGAAAGAAACAGCAAGGCGGCGAGCAGGAAAGCAACTGAAAGTGCACGTTTTTTAATCATTAGCGCGAGTTAAGCATCCTGTTCAATAGCGGTAAAATTCGTCCTGTATGACTCTGCCGATTATTCATTCACAAATCGCTCTTTTTGTTAACAAACAATCCTATCCAACTCACATTTACCACTATTGTGCGTACTTACTCATTACCCTTTCGTGGTAAAATGTTTAAGTGAGGTTATATTTTGTAATGAATCACGTTATCTCATCATGAACAAAGCGTTTACGGGTGGATATCAGGATTATCTCCTTCTGCCCGCATCGCCTTAAAAAAGCAATGAGCAACCTGAACCATTACCGCTATCCGCTGATTCATTGTCGTGGGTATGCCTCATGTTAAATCAGTATTCGGACACAGCATATCAAGGACTGCTTTATGCGTAATAACACCCCTGTAACCGACCGCCAACTCCCTCTTTCTGAAAAAACCAGACTCATGTCTGTCACCACGCCAGAAAGTCATATTACCTACGCGAACAAAGATTTTATTGATGTCAGTGGCTATACCACTGATGAGCTGATGGGGCAGCCCCATAATCTTATCCGACACCCGGATATGCCACCAGCCGCCTTCGCGGATATGTGGAAAACGCTGCGCGCAGGCAATATCTGGACGGGAATTGTGAAAAATCGGTGCAAAAATGGCGACCATTACTGGGTAAAATCCAGCACCACGCCGCTGAGAAAAGGCGGTGAAATTGCTGGTTATATGTCTGTGCGGACCGTTGCCTCACCCGAAGAAATTCGTCAAGCCGAGGCGCTCTATGCCAGTGCAAACGAAGGTAAACTGAAATATCGCACCTTCCATCATGGCCTGCTTATTTATACTGGGCCATTGCGCATCCTGAGTCTTTTTAAAACCATGCCGCTACGCTGGCGCATCCGCAGCTATTTTCTGCTCTTTAGCCTGCTTCCGCTCATCGCCGCCTATTCCCTGCTGGCGGGAACCGCATTGGCTTCCGTACTCTTCCCGCTGCTGATCGCCTGCTGTTTTGCCAGTGGTGAGCTTCTGGTACATCATGTTGCCCGTCCTATCGAGCAAATTCTGGCTCAGGCTATGCGTTCCGCCGCCGGACAGGCAGACAACCTGACGCAGCTTAATCGCGTGGATGAAATTGGCATGTTAATGCGCGCGGTAAATCAGTCCGGTATGAATTTCCGTACCTTCGTGGACGATGTGAACACCAATCTGAGCGAGCTGAAAAACGCCTGTAATGAGATCGCGCAAGGTAACCATACGTTGGCACAGTGTTGCGAGGAAACGGAAGAAAGCCTGCAACAAACTGCCGCCTCCGTGGAACAGCTGACTGCAACAATAAAAAGTAATGCGGAAGCTTCGCTTCAGGCCTCACTCTATACGCAGGATGTGAATCAGGCGGTGAACTCTGGTGAGCAGGCTGTCAGCCAGGTCTCCGATACGATGGAGACGATCACCCGTTCCAGCGAACGGATTACGGATATCGTCAGCGTGATGGATAATCTCGCGTTCCAGACCAATATTCTGGCCGTGAACGCCGCTGTTGAAGCCGCTCATGCTGGAGAACAGGGTAAGAGCTTTGCGGTGGTCGCCAGTGAAGTGCGTTCGTTGGCACAGCGTAGCGCCTCTTCTTCCAGCGATATCTCGACCATCATTGACGAAACGCTGAATAGTATTCGTACTGGTGAACAGCAGGTTTCGCACACGCATAAATCGATGAGCAATATTCTGTTGCAGGTTCAACACGTCACCAATTTGATGAATGAGATCAGCCTCGCAACGCAGGAACAATCTCAGGGGCTAGATCAAATTAATGAAGCGGTAAACCGCATCGATGAACTCACGCATCAGAATACCGCGTTAGCCAGTCAGTCGCATTCGGCCACCGATCACCTGCAACAGCAGATATCAAGCATGGTGCAGGCCGCCTCTGTCTTCAGCCTTTCTCGCTAGCTAATCTCATCTTCACGGGCGCTCACATCAGGGCGTCCGTCGCCCTGCTTCTTCATCATTTTTCCCTTTCTTTAACATGCGTTGGCCACAGTGCAAATTCGCAGAGTCATAATATACTTAACAAATGAATGCTTTTGGTCATCGGCGCGTGCTCTGGTAGCGAGTTGGGTTAGGCAACGATTTTTCTAAACAAAAATAACGATTTCCTAAAGAAAAAATAACGGGCGAAACTAGTAAGAATATATAAGTCTACTCGCTAAGTATTTCGTGAAGATTGCCGTTAATTAAATAGCACCCATCGCTTTCCGTTAGTTAATGGATCTAAAAAAATTACGTTTATGCTTGCTTATACTAAAAGGATCAATAAATGCGTAAGAATTTTCCGGTCAGTGATATTCAGTATTTATTAGATGAAAAAGCCAAACTGATGTCGGTTACCACCACCGATAGCCATATCACTTATGCCAATGACGATTTTATTGATGCCAGTGGTTACGACTTTGAGGAAATCCTCCACCAACCTCACAATATCGTGCGCCACCCAGACATGCCCCCGCAGGCGTTTGCCGACATGTGGGCGACGCTGAAGGCAGGTAAAATCTGGACGGCCGTCGTAAAAAACCGCCGCAAGAATGGCGATTATTACTGGGTAAAAGCCAGTACGACACCGCTAATGAAAGAAGGAAAAATAACAGGATATATGTCGGTACGAACCCGAGTTTCACAGGAAGAAATTCGGCAAACTGAAGCGCTTTACCATCAAATGAATGAGAATAAATTAAAGAACCGCCGACTCTTTCAGGGATTGCTGATTTATAAAGGGCCGCTAAAACTTCTTAGCTTATTTAACGTTATTCCCGTACGTTGGCGGATAAGAAGCTACGTATTCCTTTTCATGCTATTCGCACTACTTTTCTTACTGGCTACTCTTCCACTCACCACACCGCTATTAATTTTTGTTTTGGCGCTACTCGCTGGCGCGGTAATAACCAGTGAATTATTAGTCCAGCACTTGGCAAAACCACTGGAAAAGATTCTACGCCAGGCCATTAATTCCGCATCCGGGCAGGCAGATAACTCGTTTCAACTTAATCGCGTGGATGAAGTTGGCATGTTATTACGCGCCGTCAATCAATCCGGCATGAATTTCCGCACGTTTGTCGATGATGTCAACGGCAAGCTGGCCGAGCTGCGCCACGCCTGCGGCGAAATTGCTTCCGGGAATTACACGCTAAGCCAGCGCTGTGAAGATACCGCGCAAAGTTTGCAATCTACCGCGTCATCAATGGAAGAACTGACAGCGACGATCCAAAGCAACGCCTCAGCCTCTCAGCTGGCGACACGCTGTGCGAACGATGCCAATCAGGCCGTCGATGCGGGTGAGAAAGCGGTTAACCAGGTCACGGACACCATGGCGGTCATGACCCGTTCCAGCAAAGAGATCACCGACATCATCAGCGTGCTGGATAATCTGGCGTTCCAGACCAACATTCTGGCGCTCAATGCGGCAGTAGAAGCCGCTCACGCCGGAGAACAAGGCAAAAGTTTCGCCGTAGTTGCGGGGGAAGTCCGCATTCTGGCACAGCGTAGCGCCGCTGCCGCCAAAGACATCGCGGCAATTATCGACACCACAATCGCGAACATTCACACCAGCGATAAATTGGTCAGCCACACCAGCCAGTCGATGCACAACATATTGACTCAGGTGCAGCAGGTGACGCAGCTTGTGAATCAAATCAGCCTAGCGACACAAGAGCAATCGCAAGGGCTGGGGCAGATTAACTCGGCGGTGAACAACATTGATGAATTGACGCGACAGAATACCATTTTGGCGACACATTCCAGTTCTGCTATTAACAGCCTGGAACAGCAGATCTCCACGATGTCCGAAGCCGTGTCGGTTTTCAGTACGTCTCGCTAAAATCGGTCTTACGCTATTATTGCCTCTCAATTTCAAACCGTTACTGTCAGTCAGGTAACGGTTTGTCACCGCCCGATTTTCTGATAGCTTAACCTAAGGATTTTTCGGAGAAACTATCAATGAAACTGGCAATTTACAGCACTAAGCAGTATGACCGTAAATATCTGGAGCAGGTCAATCAGCAGTTTGGCTATGAGCTGGAGTTTTTCGATTTCATGCTGACATCGCGCACCGCGAAAACCGCCGCGGGCTGTCAAGCCGTCTGCATCTTTGTGAACGATGACGGTAGCCGCGAGGTATTGACCGAACTGGCTGCGTTGGGCATTAAAACGCTAGCGCTACGCTGTGCGGGCTTTAACAATGTCGATTTGGAAGCCGCTAAGGAACTGGGTATTCGTGTGGTGCGCGTTCCCGCGTATTCCCCTGAAGCTGTCGCCGAACACGCCGTCGGCCTGATGCTGACGCTTAACCGCCGCATTCACCGCGCCTATCAGCGTACTCGCGACGCGAACTTCTCTCTGGAAGGGCTGATTGGCTTCAATATGCACAACCGGACAGCGGGCATTATCGGCACCGGAAAAATCGGTATCGCCACGATGCGCATCCTGAAAGGCTTTGGCATGCGACTGCTGGCTTTCGATCCCTACCCGAACCCGCAGGCCTTGGAATTAGGGGCGGAGTACGTCGATCTCAAAACGCTGTACGCCAACGCGGACGTCATCTCCCTGCACTGTCCGCTGACGCCGGAGAATCATCATCTGCTGAATCAGGCGGCCTTTGCACAAATGAAAAACGGCGTGATGATCGTCAATACCAGCCGTGGTGGACTGATCGACTCACAGGCCGCTATCGACGCGTTGAAGCAGCAGAAAATTGGCGCGCTGGGTATGGACGTTTATGAAAACGAGCGAGATCTCTTCTTTGCCGATAAATCCAACGATGTGATTCAGGACGATATTTTCCGCCGCTTATCCGCGTGCCACAACGTACTGTTTACCGGACATCAGGCGTTCCTGACAGAAGAGGCGCTGATCAGCATTTCCCAAACCACGCTACAGAACTTGAAAGACATCAGCCAGAACGCACCTTGCGCAAATCTGGTTGCATCTTAAGTTTTCCTGCGGCAGTGCAGACTGCCGCAACACTCACCCTGCCGGACAACTTCCATTCATCAGCGATTGTTCACTACAACGCTTACCGTTGGCTAACTGACAGGCTCCCACGCTCGCACCATCAAGCTGCCGGGAAATCGCCATCGTCCCACCAATCAGCGTACAGTTGACGTCAACCGGCGAACTGCTTTTCAGCAACACCACGGTGCTTGTGTCATCATTTTGCGTGACGTTTTGCTGGGTAGCGGCAGCATTCTCACTATGATTACTGCATCCCGCCAGCAGAAGCGCAGCGGCAGTACATAGCCATGGCAATAATTTCATGTTTTGGCCTCGGATCGAGTAGAGCGAAGGTTCTGACACCACGTTTGGCATCAACACCCATCGAATAGACTTTTCAGACAAAGACTATATCTACCACACCGCACTTCGGCAACCGCCATAGTGTGGTAAACCGCAAGTTACTCATCTGACATCCACATCATAAGAGAGGCGACAAAGAATCGGCACCACGAATAAAATCCCGCGCTTTATTCATTTCTGGTGACCTCCCAGATGTTTGCTTTTAGACTCTGTAGTCACACAACACGCTTATTTTCACAAAAAAACCACCGAAGGTGGCCGATACTGATTTTATGGTATAAAAAACCGGAGCAGCTTTTTAAGGCATATTCCGGTGTTTTCGAGAATTCAGCGAGTATTAATTAAGAGCGAAAGTAACAGACCTTCGATTAGAAACCGTATTTTTTATCAGTCACAAACTTTGGAGCCACCCAATTAGGTCCTTTTACGACTGTGCCATTCTTGTCTTCAAGAATGCCCTTGTGGAAAAGCTCATTGTATTTGGCGGAAAGTTCGCCGCTAGATATAACGTCGAAATTAGTATAAGTATAAAGTCTATCCAATTGCTTATAATCCGATGTTAATGCGAAAATCGTAAGAACATCTTCCAATGTTTCATTTTGGATAACTTCTATCATATTAGCCATTTTTCCCTCCTAACTAGATCGTAAAACCCAGCCTTAACCGTGAGATGAGTGAAGTAAACCCTCTCAGTTTTCCACAGCCGAAGCATCAAACCATCGCTATGTAGTGGGATAATTTCCCTCTAAGACGAACAAAAAGCAGCAACGCCCCCCTCACCCACAGGGTAATTCTGGAACACCGCTGTAAAACGATCTGGCATTCGTCGCCGTAATCCGTACCATACACGCCATGATCGTGCAGACCGTATTGGCGTCTGCGCTGAACCGTTTTCCATCCGCAACGCCTTTTGCAACGAGCACAGATAAAAATGTCAGAAAATCAACAAACTAACCAGAAACAACAATACAATTTGAACAAATTGCAAAAGCGCCTGCGGCGTAACGTCGGCGAAGCTATCGCTGATTTCAATATGATTGAAGAAGGCGACCGCATCATGGTGTGCCTGTCCGGCGGGAAAGATAGCTTCACCATGCTGGAAATTCTGCGCAATCTGCAACAGAGCGCGCCGATTAATTTTTCTCTGGTTGCGGTGAATCTGGATCAGAAGCAGCCGGGGTTCCCGGAGCACGTTCTGCCGCAGTACCTTGATAGCATCGGCGTGGAATACAAGATCGTCGAAGAAAATACCTACGGGATTGTGAAAGACAAA
It encodes:
- a CDS encoding methyl-accepting chemotaxis protein, whose product is MRNNTPVTDRQLPLSEKTRLMSVTTPESHITYANKDFIDVSGYTTDELMGQPHNLIRHPDMPPAAFADMWKTLRAGNIWTGIVKNRCKNGDHYWVKSSTTPLRKGGEIAGYMSVRTVASPEEIRQAEALYASANEGKLKYRTFHHGLLIYTGPLRILSLFKTMPLRWRIRSYFLLFSLLPLIAAYSLLAGTALASVLFPLLIACCFASGELLVHHVARPIEQILAQAMRSAAGQADNLTQLNRVDEIGMLMRAVNQSGMNFRTFVDDVNTNLSELKNACNEIAQGNHTLAQCCEETEESLQQTAASVEQLTATIKSNAEASLQASLYTQDVNQAVNSGEQAVSQVSDTMETITRSSERITDIVSVMDNLAFQTNILAVNAAVEAAHAGEQGKSFAVVASEVRSLAQRSASSSSDISTIIDETLNSIRTGEQQVSHTHKSMSNILLQVQHVTNLMNEISLATQEQSQGLDQINEAVNRIDELTHQNTALASQSHSATDHLQQQISSMVQAASVFSLSR
- a CDS encoding FMN-dependent NADH-azoreductase, with the protein product MSKVLVLKSSILAGYSQSNQLADHFTAEWQSAHPSDSITVRDLAAQPIPVLDGELVGALRPSDAALTPRQQEALTLSDELIAELQAHDIIVIAAPMYNFNIPTQLKNYFDLVARAGVTFRYTEQGPEGLVKGKRAIVLTSRGGIHKGTPTDLLEPYLRVFLGFLGLTDLEFVFAEGYGYGPDVAQKATDAAKTQLSQLVTA
- a CDS encoding YnbE family lipoprotein is translated as MNKCETLLAVGCTVAFLTGCVPRIEVAAPKEPITINMNVKIEHEIHIKADKEATQLLQRSDNAAGDEIKKSAPEGAQ
- the hrpA gene encoding ATP-dependent RNA helicase HrpA: MKSPLSALSTQLSELMLSDRQRLRRRLQGAAKVSSPQAQAAIAQEIEGEIAAARQKVENRRASCPAIHYPEQLPVSQKKDEILDALRHHQVIIVAGETGSGKTTQLPKICLELGRGVHGLIGHTQPRRLAARTVADRIAAELETPLGDSVGYKVRFNDQVSDNTLVKLMTDGILLAEIQQDRLLMQYDTLIIDEAHERSLNIDFIMGYLCQLLPKRPDLKVIITSATIDPQRFSRHFNNAPIIEVSGRTYPVDVRYRPVVEDADDSERDQLQAIFDAVDELTREGPGDILVFMSGEREIRDTAEALTRLDLPHTEILPLYARLSNQEQNRVFQSHHGRRIVLATNVAETSLTVPGIRYVIDPGTARISRYSFRTKVQRLPIEPVSQASANQRKGRCGRVAAGVCIRLYSEQDFLSRPEFTDPEILRTNLASVILQMTSLGLGDIAAFPFVEAPDKRNIQDGVRLLEELGAINLAENGHYRLTPQGQQLAQLPIDPRLARMVLEARKTGCVREVMIITAALSIQDPRERPMDKKQASDEKHRRFADKDSDFLAFVNLWDYLRDQQKTLSSGQFRRQCRTDFLNYLRVREWQDIYTQLRQVVKELGLPVNSEPADYLSIHCALLTGLLSHVGQKDIEKQEFSGARNARFAIFPGSGLFKKPPKWTMVAELVETSRLWGRIAARIEPEWIEPLAQHLIKRSYSDPHWEKAQGTVMAQEKVTLFGLPIVAARKVNYSQIDPTLAREMFIRHALVEGDWQTHHAFFRANLKLLAEVEDLEHKSRRRDILVDDETLFAFYDQRLPHDVVSSRHFDTWWKAASRDNADLLNFEKSMLIKDGAEKVSALDYPNFWHQGSLKLRLSYQFEPGADADGVTVHIPLPILNQVREEGFEWQIPGVRRELTIALIKSLPKPLRRNFVPAPNYAEAFLARTTPLEKGLLDALERELRLMTGVTVPREAWQWDQVPDHLKITFRVIDEKNRTQREGKDLNALKDQLKDKVQQTLSSVVDDGLEQRGLHVWSFGSLPDCYEQKRGGYSVKAYPALVDEKDSVAIRLFDTPHQQQQVMRQGLRRLLLLNIPSPIKYLHEKLPNKAKLGLYFNPYGKVLDLIDDCIACAVDKLIESSGGPVWQEEAFQQLHEKVRAELNDTVVDIAKQVEQILTAVFTINKRLKGRVDMAMALALSDIKSQMTGLVFRGFVTANGWQRLPDVLRYLQAIERRLEKLAQDVHRDRAQMLKVEHVQQAWQQWWNKLPAERRDDDDVKAVRWMLEELRVSYFAQQLGTPFPISDKRVLQAMEQVEG